In a genomic window of Ipomoea triloba cultivar NCNSP0323 chromosome 3, ASM357664v1:
- the LOC116012445 gene encoding late embryogenesis abundant protein At5g17165-like — protein sequence MAANLPCRGFAKRFLSFVSSSTRNPAFSPSRISARRAVHVSVYDKNQEEHVHYPSIVPDEEIQNQSAKYWTPHPQTGVFGPPTNHTLTAADFHTVAAGAGHSVLELKAFFRPLEDLEKPPHSAF from the exons ATGGCCGCCAATTTGCCGTGCCGCGGATTTGCTAAGAGATTTCTGAGCTTCGTCAGCTCGAGCACTCGCAATCCTGCCTTCTCTCCTTCCCGCATCTCTGCTAG GAGGGCTGTACATGTGTCTGTGTATGACAAGAACCAGGAAGAACATGTTCATTATCCATCAATTGTCCCAGACGAAGAAATCCAAAACCAATCTGCCAAGTACTGGACTCCTCACCCACAAACTGGAGTGTTTGGACCACCCACCAATCACACTCTTACTGCTGCTGACTTCCACACCGTAGCTGCAGGCGCTGGTCACTCAGTCTTGGAGCTGAAAGCCTTCTTCCGTCCCCTTGAGGATTTGGAGAAACCACCCCATTCTGCCTTCTAG